One genomic window of Methanosarcina acetivorans C2A includes the following:
- a CDS encoding TetR/AcrR family transcriptional regulator, producing MELIEAAESLFAKKGYEDTAVSEIVKKVEVGQGTFYHYFKSKEDILEAVAEKIVAPYVEDVKNIAKGNEDPTTKINSILNRVLKANDSDLGIMKLMHQKGNHLLHQKVEKALEEGMSPVVTEILSKGTEEGIFKTEYPGESFGFLIASTLYLSHNLSWDHETRKRMKAALEEIISRVLGVNDYRFHLEI from the coding sequence TTGGAACTGATTGAAGCGGCCGAGAGCCTTTTTGCAAAAAAGGGATATGAAGACACGGCAGTCAGTGAGATCGTCAAAAAGGTTGAGGTTGGTCAGGGAACATTTTACCATTATTTCAAGTCCAAGGAAGATATTCTGGAAGCAGTAGCCGAAAAGATTGTAGCCCCGTATGTTGAAGACGTAAAGAATATTGCAAAAGGCAATGAAGACCCGACAACAAAGATTAACTCCATACTGAATAGAGTTCTAAAAGCCAATGACTCAGATCTGGGCATTATGAAACTTATGCATCAAAAAGGAAATCATTTGCTTCATCAGAAAGTGGAGAAAGCTCTCGAAGAGGGAATGTCACCAGTCGTAACTGAGATATTATCAAAAGGTACTGAAGAAGGAATTTTTAAAACAGAATATCCAGGCGAATCATTTGGATTTCTGATTGCTTCAACGCTTTATCTTTCTCATAATTTATCATGGGATCACGAAACTCGTAAGAGAATGAAGGCCGCTTTAGAGGAGATTATATCCAGGGTGCTTGGAGTAAATGACTATCGTTTCCACCTGGAAATTTAA
- a CDS encoding class I SAM-dependent methyltransferase, whose protein sequence is MTKKSTDVCPYQRAWSLDNWLRKILQNPYKIVGRYIKEGQTVLDLGCGPGFFSLAMAKLVGEEGRVISVDIQDEMLQILKNKSKRQGLNSRIFLHKAQPEKLGISEMTDFALAFYMVHEVPDKKSFLSEVASHLKPDGRFLIVEPKFHVSKSNFDTTLEVASSVGLEQVSGPKFPFDRAVLLKLGSREKNLILQKSS, encoded by the coding sequence ATGACGAAAAAATCTACGGATGTATGTCCTTATCAAAGAGCCTGGAGCCTTGACAACTGGCTTCGCAAGATTTTGCAAAACCCTTACAAAATTGTTGGTAGATATATCAAAGAAGGCCAGACTGTCCTGGATCTGGGCTGCGGGCCGGGTTTCTTTTCCTTGGCAATGGCTAAGCTGGTAGGCGAAGAAGGAAGGGTTATCTCAGTGGACATTCAGGATGAGATGCTTCAGATACTAAAAAATAAGAGCAAGCGTCAGGGACTTAATTCTCGTATATTCCTTCATAAAGCCCAGCCTGAAAAGCTGGGTATCTCCGAGATGACGGATTTTGCACTGGCATTCTATATGGTACATGAAGTTCCGGATAAAAAGAGTTTTTTGAGCGAAGTTGCTTCCCACCTCAAGCCTGATGGCAGGTTTTTGATCGTTGAGCCTAAATTCCATGTCTCAAAGTCCAATTTTGATACTACACTGGAGGTTGCCAGCTCTGTAGGGCTGGAACAGGTCTCTGGACCTAAGTTTCCTTTCGACAGAGCAGTACTTTTGAAGCTCGGGTCCAGGGAAAAAAATCTAATACTGCAAAAATCCAGTTAA
- a CDS encoding tyrosine-type recombinase/integrase → MDNGLVTSDGTKFLTVAEYDRFVNFIPMKFRPIFEINTITGLRYVELQRLYDHEEWYYTERNQIILPKGAQRKVKQKLVKRTIDKLPATFPYLFKAFLECKKPPARNTWFEDLERWSGKAGIIPKVNPKTPRKTIESWMLKAGIPEIEIYSRQGHDPITSLRHYQSLSFIDYEMRDIEKRLIEWGILRGKIWTTQ, encoded by the coding sequence ATGGATAATGGACTTGTAACCTCTGATGGAACAAAGTTTCTCACAGTAGCAGAATATGACCGATTTGTTAATTTCATTCCAATGAAGTTCAGGCCCATTTTTGAAATTAATACAATTACAGGCCTTCGATACGTGGAGCTTCAAAGGCTATACGATCACGAAGAATGGTACTATACAGAAAGAAATCAGATTATCCTTCCTAAAGGGGCACAGAGGAAAGTTAAACAAAAACTTGTAAAGAGGACAATTGATAAGTTACCAGCTACATTTCCCTATCTCTTCAAGGCTTTCTTAGAGTGTAAGAAACCACCAGCACGTAATACTTGGTTTGAGGACCTTGAAAGATGGAGTGGAAAGGCTGGTATAATTCCAAAAGTCAACCCAAAGACTCCCAGGAAGACAATTGAAAGTTGGATGCTAAAAGCAGGCATACCAGAGATTGAAATATACAGCAGGCAGGGACACGACCCTATCACCAGTCTTAGACATTACCAGAGCCTATCTTTTATAGATTACGAAATGAGGGACATCGAAAAGAGGCTCATTGAATGGGGAATTCTTAGAGGGAAAATTTGGACGACTCAATAA
- a CDS encoding class I SAM-dependent methyltransferase, producing the protein MTDTKICKKGCDHDTSHRENEQRCGRGSFWMHDPDLIFSELKLKAGEFFLDMGCGPGDYSIWASKIVGNSGMVYALDKWQELIDNLTEKADLEGIKNIKGMVSDIARPLPIEESCIDVYFISTVLHSLDLAKDSDVIFSEIHRVLKPDGRLAIVECKKEEMSFGPPLHMRLSPEELENLIAKYGFEKINLVDLGYNYMIQFRKSYQK; encoded by the coding sequence ATGACTGATACAAAAATATGTAAAAAAGGATGTGACCACGATACAAGTCATAGAGAAAACGAACAAAGATGTGGTCGAGGCAGCTTCTGGATGCATGATCCTGATTTAATATTCAGCGAGCTAAAACTGAAAGCTGGAGAATTTTTTCTTGATATGGGCTGCGGGCCGGGAGACTATTCAATTTGGGCTTCTAAAATAGTCGGGAATTCCGGGATGGTGTACGCGCTGGATAAATGGCAGGAGCTTATTGATAATCTGACAGAAAAAGCTGATCTGGAAGGAATAAAGAATATCAAGGGAATGGTTTCTGATATTGCCAGACCATTACCAATCGAAGAAAGCTGTATCGATGTGTATTTTATTTCTACTGTGCTGCATTCGCTTGATCTGGCTAAAGATAGTGACGTGATATTCAGCGAAATCCACCGGGTTTTAAAACCTGATGGGCGCCTGGCAATTGTCGAATGTAAAAAAGAAGAAATGTCGTTCGGTCCACCACTCCACATGCGTTTGTCACCTGAAGAGCTGGAAAATTTAATAGCGAAATATGGTTTTGAAAAGATAAACCTTGTTGATCTCGGTTATAATTACATGATTCAGTTCAGGAAAAGCTATCAAAAGTAA
- a CDS encoding IS1-like element ISMac16 family transposase (programmed frameshift), producing the protein MNCPRCKSSNHTKNGIVCGRQRYKCHDCGYNYSVELKSTASSPLVKRQALQLYLEGLGFRSIGRFLGVSHVSVQKWIKKFGQEIEELKSENEISIVELDEMHTYIGNKKYCWIWIAVDRVGKKFINCSFGSRGTKTGQLLWEKLKKKEIGEVMTDHWRAYAEFIPETIHTQSKAETYTVEGYNGILRHFLARLRRKTKCYTKSLEMLKYSVLLLMKNRNKELSIFN; encoded by the exons ATGAACTGCCCAAGATGCAAAAGTTCCAATCACACAAAAAACGGTATAGTTTGTGGACGTCAACGCTACAAATGCCACGATTGTGGATATAACTATTCAGTCGAGCTAAAATCAACTGCTAGTTCTCCTTTAGTTAAGAGACAGGCTTTGCAACTTTATCTTGAGGGATTAGGATTTCGTTCAATAGGACGATTTTTAGGGGTAAGTCATGTTTCTGTCCAAAAATGGATAAAGAAATTTGGTCAGGAGATAGAGGAGCTAAAAAGCGAAAATGAGATATCTATTGTTGAACTGGATGAGATGCACACTTACATCGGCAAC AAAAAATATTGCTGGATCTGGATTGCTGTTGATAGAGTTGGGAAAAAATTCATCAACTGCTCTTTTGGTAGCAGAGGAACGAAAACTGGACAACTACTCTGGGAAAAATTAAAGAAGAAAGAGATTGGAGAAGTGATGACTGATCACTGGAGGGCATATGCAGAGTTTATTCCTGAAACCATTCATACTCAATCCAAAGCAGAAACGTATACAGTTGAAGGATATAACGGCATACTAAGGCACTTTCTGGCAAGGTTGAGACGAAAGACAAAGTGTTATACGAAGAGTCTTGAAATGCTAAAGTACTCTGTTCTTCTATTGATGAAAAACAGAAATAAAGAGTTATCTATATTTAATTAA
- a CDS encoding PAS domain S-box protein, translated as MFHLKEDKRVSISGFDVSDQKDKEKLRDGEELCRALFENSNDAVLLTSPDGTVYTANPEACRIFGMTEEEIIRAGRSGVVDTSDSGLKLALEGTGTGKFKGELNFKRKDGTIFPGELSTAFFSDKNGQVKTVMIIRDITERKLIAEAMRKSEERYRMLFTNMTDAFFLAEVIYDKDDTPYDYRFLEINPAYECQTGLKKEQLLGKTTLEVFPDADPVGLKEYGKVALSDVPTYYEVKSIEVKDRSLDVYAFSPENGKLALLFKDVTKKREKREAPGKARDNLEEKIIERTAELEKAYSYLKESEESLAEAQQMAHIGNWNWNIVNNKFLWSDELYRIFGLKPKEFEVTYDLFLTYVHPNDLDYVDKAFKKALIGEPFDVNYRIILADGSERAVHAKTEVIFDENNTPIRMRGTVQDITDRKQMEKALRESEEKYRNIVETANEGIFLMDAEFNVIYANKRTAELMRYAQEEIIGRPVMDFICEESKSIARRNLEKRRGGISEIYELKLMCKDGSLFWALISAKPFFNRYGDFAGSLCMFTDVTKRKEVETKLKETLDNLENLVKVRTEELEIAFNSLKESERGLAEAQQMAHIGNWNWDIVNNKLLWSDELYRIFGLKPEELEVTYDLFLTYVHPADRDYVNNAFKKALVGEPFNINYRIILADGSERAIHAKTEVIFDESNTPIRMRGTVQDITERKRAEEQLRESEEKYRNIVETANEGIFLMDAEFKIIYANKKTIELMGYPHEETIGRPVMDFICDESKPLAENSLEKRRCGISESYELKLKCKDGSLFWAFISAKPFFNRDGDFAGSLCMYTDITKRKEAEEALVNIESARKKEIHHRIKNNLQVISSLLDLQAEKFKDREDIKDSEVLEAFRESQDRVISMALIHEELHRNEGLDKLNFSQYIKELADNLFLTYKLGNDGTRFNKDIEENIFFDMDTSVPLGIIINELISNSLKYAFQGRNHGEIQVKLYREEDREQDIEDLNSTAYVLSVSDDGVGILKDLDIEELDSLGLQLVTSLVKQLNGELELERNNGTEFIIRFTVTEKDNQVSVPAQQ; from the coding sequence ATGTTTCACCTGAAGGAGGATAAACGTGTGTCTATCTCTGGATTCGATGTAAGTGACCAGAAAGATAAAGAAAAACTTCGGGATGGCGAAGAACTGTGCAGGGCGCTCTTCGAGAACAGCAATGACGCCGTTCTTCTCACTTCACCTGACGGAACCGTTTATACGGCTAATCCCGAAGCCTGCCGGATTTTCGGGATGACCGAAGAGGAAATCATACGGGCTGGGAGATCCGGGGTTGTAGACACATCCGACTCAGGACTCAAGCTTGCTCTTGAAGGAACCGGAACCGGCAAGTTCAAAGGAGAACTCAATTTTAAAAGGAAAGATGGTACTATCTTCCCTGGGGAGTTATCAACTGCGTTTTTCTCCGATAAGAATGGTCAGGTGAAAACGGTCATGATTATCAGGGACATCACAGAGCGCAAGCTGATTGCAGAGGCGATGCGGAAAAGTGAAGAGCGTTACCGAATGCTGTTCACAAATATGACAGATGCTTTCTTCCTTGCGGAAGTTATTTACGATAAGGATGACACGCCCTATGACTATCGTTTCCTTGAGATTAACCCCGCTTATGAGTGTCAGACAGGCTTGAAGAAAGAACAGTTATTAGGCAAGACGACACTTGAAGTGTTTCCTGATGCCGATCCTGTAGGGTTAAAGGAATATGGAAAAGTAGCACTTTCTGATGTACCGACTTATTATGAAGTCAAGAGTATAGAAGTTAAAGACAGGTCTCTTGATGTTTATGCGTTTAGCCCTGAAAATGGAAAACTTGCGTTGCTTTTCAAAGATGTCACTAAAAAAAGGGAGAAGAGAGAAGCACCTGGAAAGGCTCGCGACAATTTAGAAGAGAAAATTATAGAACGAACGGCAGAACTTGAGAAGGCTTATAGTTATTTGAAAGAAAGTGAAGAAAGTCTTGCTGAAGCTCAACAAATGGCTCATATTGGAAACTGGAACTGGAATATTGTAAATAATAAGTTTCTCTGGTCTGATGAGTTATATCGCATTTTTGGACTTAAACCTAAGGAATTTGAAGTGACTTACGACTTGTTTTTAACTTATGTGCACCCAAATGACCTGGACTACGTAGATAAAGCCTTTAAAAAAGCCTTAATTGGTGAACCCTTTGACGTCAATTATAGAATCATCCTTGCTGACGGGTCTGAGCGTGCAGTCCATGCAAAAACTGAAGTTATTTTCGATGAGAATAATACACCTATCCGGATGAGAGGAACGGTCCAGGATATTACCGACCGCAAACAGATGGAGAAGGCATTGCGCGAAAGTGAGGAAAAATACCGCAATATCGTTGAGACAGCAAATGAAGGCATCTTCTTGATGGATGCTGAATTCAATGTTATTTACGCTAATAAGAGAACTGCGGAGCTAATGAGGTACGCTCAGGAAGAAATTATTGGTAGGCCGGTAATGGATTTTATTTGTGAAGAGAGCAAATCTATCGCCAGAAGGAATCTGGAAAAAAGGCGTGGCGGTATTAGTGAAATCTATGAATTGAAGTTAATGTGCAAGGACGGCTCCCTCTTTTGGGCACTTATAAGTGCTAAACCATTTTTCAATAGGTACGGTGATTTCGCAGGCTCATTATGTATGTTCACTGATGTCACCAAAAGAAAAGAAGTTGAGACAAAGCTTAAAGAAACTCTTGACAATTTGGAAAACTTAGTAAAAGTACGTACAGAAGAGCTTGAAATAGCTTTCAATTCATTGAAAGAAAGTGAAAGAGGGCTTGCTGAAGCTCAGCAAATGGCTCATATTGGAAACTGGAACTGGGATATTGTAAATAATAAATTGCTCTGGTCTGATGAGTTATATCGCATTTTTGGACTTAAGCCTGAAGAACTTGAAGTGACTTATGACTTGTTTTTAACTTATGTGCACCCAGCTGATAGGGATTACGTAAACAATGCCTTTAAAAAAGCCTTAGTTGGTGAACCCTTTAACATTAATTATAGAATCATCCTTGCTGACGGGTCTGAGCGAGCAATCCATGCAAAAACTGAAGTTATTTTTGATGAGAGTAATACCCCTATTCGAATGAGAGGAACGGTTCAGGATATTACTGAACGTAAAAGAGCAGAAGAACAACTCCGTGAAAGTGAGGAGAAGTACCGCAATATCGTTGAGACAGCAAACGAAGGTATATTCTTGATGGATGCCGAATTCAAGATCATATATGCCAATAAAAAAACTATAGAACTAATGGGGTACCCTCATGAAGAAACTATCGGTAGGCCTGTAATGGATTTTATTTGTGACGAAAGCAAACCTTTAGCTGAAAATAGTCTGGAAAAGAGGCGCTGTGGTATCAGTGAGAGCTATGAATTGAAGTTAAAGTGCAAGGACGGCTCACTCTTTTGGGCATTTATAAGCGCTAAACCATTCTTTAATCGAGACGGGGATTTTGCAGGCTCACTGTGCATGTACACTGATATCACCAAGCGAAAAGAAGCTGAGGAAGCCCTGGTAAATATTGAGAGTGCTCGTAAAAAAGAGATTCACCATCGCATTAAGAATAATTTGCAAGTTATCTCATCCCTGCTGGATTTACAGGCTGAAAAGTTCAAGGATAGAGAGGATATTAAGGATTCGGAAGTTCTTGAAGCCTTCAGGGAAAGCCAGGATCGTGTAATTTCAATGGCGCTTATCCATGAAGAATTGCATAGAAACGAAGGGCTTGATAAGCTTAATTTTTCACAGTATATTAAGGAACTTGCGGATAATCTCTTCCTCACCTATAAGCTTGGAAATGACGGCACCAGATTTAATAAAGATATAGAAGAAAACATTTTCTTCGACATGGACACTTCAGTTCCGTTAGGCATTATCATCAATGAGCTTATTTCAAACTCTCTAAAATACGCATTTCAGGGAAGAAATCATGGAGAAATCCAGGTTAAACTGTACAGAGAAGAAGACAGAGAACAAGATATAGAGGATCTTAATAGTACTGCTTATGTTCTATCTGTCTCAGACGATGGTGTCGGCATTCTCAAAGACCTTGATATTGAAGAGCTTGATAGTCTAGGCCTTCAACTTGTAACTTCTCTTGTTAAACAGTTGAACGGAGAACTGGAACTGGAAAGGAATAACGGGACAGAATTCATTATAAGGTTCACAGTAACAGAAAAGGATAATCAGGTATCAGTTCCAGCTCAACAATAA
- a CDS encoding P-loop NTPase, whose protein sequence is MMNNKKAYKLAICGKGGSGKSTIAALLAKALVENGNSVLVIDTDESNFGLHRQLGVDLPPDFMEYFGGKSAVLEKIMQAAPEWDSVSFFEGKLSFADIPQAYLSENGEVKLLAIGKIHEVGEGCACSMGILVKEFIEKLRLNHGEVVIVDTEAGIEHFGRGIEKSVDAILMVIDPSYESLRLSEKVAELSGSIGKPIFFVLNKVDKSNEQFMWEAIGDRHTVIAAIPADPTLSLAGLRGEEVMTRNTEVQHILQVLEEKCIYD, encoded by the coding sequence ATGATGAATAATAAAAAAGCATACAAACTCGCTATATGTGGAAAAGGAGGAAGTGGTAAGAGTACTATTGCAGCTCTCCTCGCAAAGGCTCTTGTGGAAAATGGAAACTCTGTTCTTGTAATCGATACAGATGAATCGAACTTCGGCCTTCACAGACAACTGGGAGTTGATCTTCCTCCCGATTTCATGGAATATTTCGGCGGCAAAAGTGCTGTACTTGAGAAAATCATGCAGGCGGCGCCTGAATGGGATTCGGTCTCTTTCTTTGAAGGCAAATTAAGTTTTGCTGACATTCCTCAGGCATATCTTTCGGAGAACGGGGAAGTGAAGCTCCTTGCCATAGGAAAGATACACGAAGTTGGAGAAGGATGCGCTTGCTCGATGGGAATACTGGTAAAAGAATTTATCGAAAAGTTGAGATTGAACCATGGTGAGGTAGTTATTGTTGACACTGAGGCGGGAATCGAACATTTTGGAAGGGGTATCGAAAAGAGCGTGGATGCGATCCTTATGGTTATCGACCCGTCCTACGAATCTCTGAGATTATCCGAAAAGGTAGCGGAATTAAGCGGCAGCATCGGCAAACCGATATTCTTTGTCCTGAACAAAGTCGATAAATCAAACGAACAATTCATGTGGGAAGCTATTGGCGACCGGCACACAGTCATTGCAGCTATTCCGGCAGATCCTACTCTTTCTCTGGCAGGACTTAGAGGCGAGGAGGTTATGACAAGAAACACCGAAGTTCAGCATATATTGCAGGTTCTTGAGGAGAAGTGCATATATGACTGA
- a CDS encoding aspartyl protease family protein: MSESTTFDYIDNDPLVVVTLVNSVSNKKVNAYAYLDTGSDAVVVPRDLWLKLGLEMTHRSNVSAVGGIVTAWYTRINLEFLENKHRNIIAFYQDDGDVLIGRNILDKYSVTFDGRNSKLSIL, from the coding sequence ATGTCTGAGAGTACCACTTTCGATTATATCGATAATGATCCTCTTGTTGTAGTAACTCTCGTTAATTCCGTCTCTAATAAAAAAGTTAATGCTTATGCATATCTTGATACGGGTTCAGATGCAGTTGTCGTACCAAGAGATCTTTGGTTGAAACTTGGGCTAGAGATGACTCACCGCTCCAATGTCAGCGCTGTTGGCGGCATAGTTACCGCATGGTATACACGTATAAACTTAGAATTCCTTGAAAACAAACACAGGAATATTATTGCCTTTTACCAAGACGATGGCGATGTTTTGATTGGGCGAAACATTCTTGATAAGTATTCCGTTACATTCGATGGTCGAAATTCAAAGTTATCTATTCTATGA